The following proteins come from a genomic window of Lycium ferocissimum isolate CSIRO_LF1 chromosome 4, AGI_CSIRO_Lferr_CH_V1, whole genome shotgun sequence:
- the LOC132053468 gene encoding uncharacterized protein LOC132053468, translating to MASSQVEIASSSPFGYVLNRCCARDSNAYQKNFKNLVQTHLHSCMSNQHKKTFASDSCENSQKHAELWVHKTTKCDEKNENSSPKKRSKAAEKWDKARNMVFSMDRENQESSVESPNHGGVSSLVRKWKDFENSEFVGSPKKGYDECDESSCSIVKSESVGDWESDKTDTISKDSDVKESERLGVADIIKKLKFDNSNVVVVNGGSLPRVRTSTMDHSEGQRCNFSPVLSSPRFIRGRQAFSDLLLQMERDRQRELEGLVERKAVSKFQQRGRIQAVLRVRLIRRGAEVRGGRSVTWPASESNKSTHSAIMHLREKFNTVGQHGLTKLRNTSKEAAESSHESGSLPSTPNRQQKESIYRDFKGPHRELARSNSAKGTGFSLYQRREQDPLKGLVKERAGLHPGVAESRHTPIALGDNCRDPSISEKENHNKPRSPQKEVVVDNNPKVGNTDMSNQLQEENHHGEVPQQVSPPKVATGIQVRNGFSESISTNRASGENTRDPCTSKEENHHKPRNFHKEVVDDIPKVETFGVSNQLREENHYEELCKKLSSRNLSKNQKEMACSTKKSEGSCKSNQHDMDLNHHKVTTSLPSFASQAQSLDNVTEKVSWRNTSSEASHSNLLDFVESARPPKCLVDSESGSVSDYSLTASGWDELQSNEDWISNISRPRKEWEGLRQERYQEMLDPLSDNHDIQQLLHRKSVSTFLTSDLREQIDRIMASRSQQLPNAVRSYVEEDEEEEVEENAREEEDEVREEEEEEEEEEVEEHEEEWGYANYSEDDSSSSRQPEVLIHQNTSSQTLQSWNTNQDQEITDDSYHFPSPSSLLSQSSNIPSSRHPSTEMELIYEMRGHMEQLHQEIFEIRRSMKSCMNMQMTLQRSIKQDVAAAISQLGQKSKGNSDNKGPNKGNCCICSEKPVDSLLYRCGHMCTCFKCAHELISSTGKCPICRAPIMDVVRAYAHS from the exons atggCTTCTTCTCAAGTAGAAATTGCCTCCTCTTCTCCATTTGGTTATGTCCTTAATAGATGTTGTGCTAGAGATTCCAATGCTTATcagaaaaatttcaagaatttggtCCAAACACACTTGCATTCTTGCATGTCAAATCAACACAAAAAAACATTTGCTTCTGATTCTTGTGAAAATTCTCAAAAGCATGCAGAATTATGGGTtcacaaaacaacaaaatgtgatgaaaagaatgagaataGTAGTCCAAAGAAGAGAAGTAAAGCTGCTGAGAAATGGGATAAAGCTAGAAATATGGTTTTCTCAATGGATAGAGAGAATCAAGAAAGTTCTGTTGAATCTCCAAATCATGGTGGTGTTTCTTCCCTTGTTAGAAAATggaaagattttgaaaattctgAATTTGTGGGGTCCCCTAAGAAGGGATATGATGAATGTGATGAATCTTCTTGTTCCATTGTGAAAAGTGAATCAGTTGGTGATTGGGAATCAGATAAAACAGATACTATAAGTAAAGATTCTGATGTTAAAGAAAGTGAGAGGCTAGGAGTTGCAGATATAATCAAGAAATTGAAATTTGATAAtagtaatgttgttgttgtcaatGGCGGATCGTTGCCTCGGGTTAGAACATCAACAATGGATCATTCGGAAGGACAAAGGTGCAATTTTTCCCCAGTTCTGAGTTCGCCCCGTTTCATCAGGGGGCGACAGGCGTTTAGTGATTTGCTCTTGCAAATGGAACGCGATAGGCAGAGGGAACTTGAAGGTCTTGTGGAGCGTAAGGCGGTTTCTAAGTTCCAACAAAGAGGCCGCATTCAG GCTGTGCTTCGAGTTAGACTCATACGACGTGGTGCAGAAGTTAGAGGTGGTCGATCAGTGACTTGGCCAGCATCTGAATCAAATAAATCGACACATTCTGCAATTATGCATCTCAG GGAAAAGTTCAATACAGTAGGACAGCATGGTCTTACCAAATTAAGAAACACCTCAAAAGAAGCAGCAGAAAGTTCCCATGAGAGCGGAAGCCTCCCTTCCACACCAAATCGACAACAAAAAGAGAGTATTTATCGGGACTTCAAAGGCCCCCATAGAGAACTGGCTCGTAGTAACTCAGCGAAAGGAACTGGATTTTCATTATATCAACGGAGAGAACAGGATCCGCTTAAGGGGCTGGTCAAGGAGAGAGCAGGACTGCACCCCGGTGTAGCTGAATCAAGACATACCCCTATAGCGTTGGGAGATAACTGTCGAGACCCTAGCATATCTGAAAAAGAGAATCACAACAAACCAAGAAGCCCCCAGAAGGAGGTGGTAGTAGATAACAACCCAAAAGTTGGAAATACTGATATGTCCAATCAACTacaagaagagaatcatcacGGGGAAGTACCCCAGCAAGTAAGCCCCCCGAAAGTTGCAACTGGTATACAAGTGAGAAATGGATTTTCAGAGTCAATAAGTACCAATAGAGCATCGGGAGAAAACACTCGAGACCCTTGCACGTctaaagaagagaatcatcataAACCAAGAAACTTCCATAAAGAGGTGGTAGATGACATCCCAAAAGTTGAAACTTTTGGTGTATCCAATCAACTGCGTGAAGAGAATCATTATGAGGAATTATGTAAGAAATTGAGCTCCAGAAACTTGTCAAAAAATCAGAAGGAGATGGCATGTAGCACGAAAAAATCAGAAGGTTCTTGTAAATCAAATCAACATGACATGGACCTTAACCATCATAAAGTTACCACCAGCTTACCGAGCTTTGCTTCTCAAGCACAGAGCTTAGATAATGTCACTGAAAAAGTCAGTTGGCGAAACACAAGCTCCGAAGCTAGCCATAGTAACTTGCTGGATTTTGTAGAGTCAGCAAGACCTCCTAAGTGTCTAGTTGATAGTGAAAGTGGCTCGGTAAGTGATTATTCCCTCACAGCTAGTGGATGGGATGAACTGCAGTCTAATGAAGACTGGATAAGTAATATCTCTCGTCCACGTAAAGAATGGGAAGGTCTCAGGCAAGAAAGATACCAAGAGATGCTTGATCCTTTGTCAGACAATCATGACATACAACAACTTCTTCACAG AAAAAGTGTTTCGACATTTCTTACCAGTGATTTGAGAGAGCAAATTGATCGAATAATGGCGTCTCGCTCACAACAACTACCAAATGCAGTGAGAAGCTATGTTGAGGAAGACGAGGAGGAGGAAGTGGAAGAGAATGCAAGAGAAGAGGAGGATGAGGTacgagaagaagaagaagaagaagaagaagaagaagtagaagaaCACGAAGAAGAATGGGGCTATGCCAATTACTCTGAAGATGATAGTAGCTCTAGCAGACAACCCGAAGTACTAATTCATCAGAACACATCTTCACAGACTTTACAGTCATGGAACACAAATCAAGACCAGGAAATCACTGATGACTCTTATCACTTCCCATCTCCTTCTTCACTGCTATCTCAATCGTCTAATATTCCGTCTAGCAGACATCCTTCAACT GAAATGGAACTCATATACGAAATGAGAGGACATATGGAGCAGCTCCACCAAGAGATTTTCGAAATTCGGAGATCTATGAAGAGTTGTATGAACATGCAAATGACACTACAACGTTCCATTAAGCAGGATGTTGCTGCTGCAATTAGTCAGTTAG